In Deltaproteobacteria bacterium, the DNA window TATAAAGCTCAATGTTTACCCGCTCTCCGGCATTCAGCTTTTTTCTCTTCTTCCAACTGCTGTACCCCTTTTGGGAGACGGCAATGGCAAGTCCTTTTTTCGGGGCCTTCCTGTATTTATAGACAAGCTCCCCCTTTTGATTAGTCTCACCGCTCTTTTTTCCGCCTATAGTAACCGATACGCCCCCCAAAGGCCGCCCATCTTCGGAGACAAAGAGCGTTATATACTTTGACCACTCCAGAGTTGCCTCAAATACGTATTTGAGGGGAGTTTCACCAGGTTCCTTCATTACAAAAGATTGGGTCCAGGAATTGATCTTGTAGCCAGGTTTTTCCTTGCTCACAGAAAAAGTAACCTCTTTCCCGGGCGCTTCCTTTAATACCTTTGAAAACTTCCCCTTTTTATCAGTCGTCCCTTCTTCAATACCGTTAACGGTGACTTTGGCGCCATCCAATGCCTTGCCTTCAAGCCTAACGGTCAAATCAAGCTGAAACTCTTTCTTTTCCGGTTCAGCCTTCTTATCAGATGTACAGGCAAGGAACATTACCGGTATAATGAGAAGAAGCAGCCATTTAATATCTTTTTTAAGCATCCTAATCACTCCTCTAAATTAGTATCAAAATTTTTTTGCAGCGAATCCATGAAAAGAATTGGAACTGCATAACCTTGAACAAACCTCAAAAGGCGCATCCTGTTTTTTTACATGGATGGAGGCTGTATGTTTACCTCGCCCGGATTAATGATCTTGTCCTCATCCGAGGAAGCGCCCTCAAGGGATTTTCGATCCCCTTCGGCAATCTTTTTAAGGCTAAAGTTGATCTTCTTTTTTGTACTGCCGCCTATTTCAACGGTTTCCGTTGCCGTTTCATAGCCTAATCTGCGGGCTTCCACTTTATAGGTACCCTTGAAAATAGCCTTCTTTTCCGATTTATACTTTCCTTTTTCATCTGCCTTTGTTGAATAAGAAGCATTCTCCAGATTACTGGTAGTGTTAATCATATTGATGACAGTCCCTTCCGGACTCTCATCGGTAACGGGATTCATACCGGCATCAACTAAACTTATGGTGCCGTGTATCTTGGGTGAACATGCCCCCAGCAGCAGAGCGGTAAACAGTAATAATAACTTAGTTCTGATCTTCATCTTTTCCTCCTTCTGTCCTTAATTAAGTATAAATCAATCTGTCCAAACACGGGCCGGCTAAGGAGTTATGAGCAAGGTGATTAGATTCCAGCCTTATCCCGCAAGGGATTTAATTTATCGTTAACATAAGAGCCATAAACAAAAAAAGCCGCCAGATTTTTTTTCTGGCGGCCCGGCTGACATGAACGACCGCATGACTATATGGCCCGGCAGTATACCTTGCAAACATTATCATCAGCGATATTCTTAGTCCCGCGGCTCTGCGTCCTTCGGTTTCCCGGAGTTTGCTCTGAGCAGACTATTTTTTTACCCCTTAAGGGTGACAAAAAAACTTCGGTTTACAATCCCTCTTCGTCCAGCAATGCTGATTAACAGTAAATATGGGAATCACTTCAATCACCGGTTCCCCATTCCCCTTTTGCATCATAAAGCGTCATCGGCCCACCCCGGAAATCGTTGTATTAAAACTATCCTCTAACCTACAACCTTTATTTGGCCTACCTTTCGGATCGATTGTTTCTTCCCAACTACTAAATTATGTTTATACTAAAGTAAAACACAAATTGCTGCAATGTCAAACATTTTTTAAAAACCCAATAATCCGGCAGCTTTTTGACGTTTATGAAAAAGTCTCTCATGAACCAGGCAAGGGGCTATGAGCACGGAGACAACCTTTGCCCACCCTGCGCCTGTATTTCCTATTAAAACATTATAATATCGTCGTACCAGACCTGCGTGGCATCCAGACTGTATATCATGAGAAAATCAAAGCCTGTCAGGTTCGGGTCCATAAAACTTATAGTGCTCGCAACCAGGCTTCCATCAACATAAAAATCAAATGTAGAAGACGCAGCCAGGTTATTCCACTGAATGTTCCTGAATTCAATAAAATAATACCGGCTTATTTGATAACTATCATAAGAAACATCATTGACATGCATTGTGCCGTCATCGGCGAAATGAAAAACGATGCCGTAATGGCCCGTGCCGCCGATACTCTGACTGAGCGAGAAATATCCCGTATTTCCGGTCGTCGTCATTGTCGCCACATAGAAACTGATCTCTGAAGGGGCAATGTCGCTCAGGTGGTGAAAAAGACCATCACGCGCACGGCTTGAAGACCCGATAAGGGTCAAGCCGAAACTGCTGCTCTGGCCCGCATTGGGAAGGACCTCCCTGGACGTATAATTGCTGCCGTCGGTCTGCCAGTATCCGGGACAGATCCCGAAAAGATCGTTTGTTTCAAAATCATAGCAAAAAAGATCGTTTTGACAGTCGCACCCGGTAATGATATAGGTTGCTGATGCTACGCTCTCAAGCATACCGGGTTTAAAGCAAACCGTGTGGATAGTCGTCGTACCGTCAATGCTGAGGGGCTGGTTATATTCTATCCCTGCAGTGTTATCAGAAGTGGGGGCTTGCTGTGATCCTGTGGGGCCCCTTGTGTACTTGATAGTTGCTCCCGCTAAAGGCAGGCGCCGCCGTCCGTTCACCGCTGTCATCAGGCCAGTCACAGGAGAGCACAGGCAATAAGAGCACAAGCGCAAAGACAAGGAATATACCTTCTGCAATGGAACGCTTCATAATTATCCCTCGTTAACAGGATGGAAAATACTATTATGAACAGGCTAACACTAAATATTTTAATCATCAACAAAAATATGGGAGGGGATCCCCCCCCATAGTAATGATAAAAGCGTACTCATAAAGAAAGTTAACCTCATAAATACAAGCAGGGTTTAAGGTATGAAAAGCATCCCTGCACTGATGAAAAGCATTGTTACTTCCCCCGTATAATCGTAAGAATCAAAAGAGTAATCTACTTCACCGTAAAAAGCGCTGAATATGTATCCGGCTTTTACGGTAATCGCCACGCTGTCAGAGACACCAAAGTTCGCTCCCACTACAGGACCTACCCCTAAAGAAACAAGATCTAAATCCCCGCCTGCATCGTTGTCCCCTTCATAAAACCCGACTCTTACTTCAGGCCCTATCCATATTCTGATTTTGTCATTTCCTCCTACTCTAAAGCCGAAATCATTTTCTATGGTGAGACCATCCAACTCGACATCATTCCCTGAATCCGCATCTCCTTCAATAGAGTCGACGCCAACACTAAGTCTGTAATTGAAAGTGCCTTCATCAAAAGGGTTTGTGTCGAGCTGAAAGCCCAGGGCAAAGTGATCCGT includes these proteins:
- a CDS encoding carboxypeptidase-like regulatory domain-containing protein, with protein sequence MKIRTKLLLLFTALLLGACSPKIHGTISLVDAGMNPVTDESPEGTVINMINTTSNLENASYSTKADEKGKYKSEKKAIFKGTYKVEARRLGYETATETVEIGGSTKKKINFSLKKIAEGDRKSLEGASSDEDKIINPGEVNIQPPSM
- a CDS encoding porin family protein — its product is MKKLLALFLISVFSITGIAVTDAKAVGLGFFLEKGTGSGESTTYDVFISGNDIDDDYDTDHFALGFQLDTNPFDEGTFNYRLSVGVDSIEGDADSGNDVELDGLTIENDFGFRVGGNDKIRIWIGPEVRVGFYEGDNDAGGDLDLVSLGVGPVVGANFGVSDSVAITVKAGYIFSAFYGEVDYSFDSYDYTGEVTMLFISAGMLFIP